The following coding sequences are from one Nonlabens arenilitoris window:
- a CDS encoding SDR family oxidoreductase, producing the protein MVREFEGKYGIILGGSSGLGYASALKLAQHGMNLIIFYRASRMQLPEIEERFSKIKEQNISLFTINTDATREDRLDSNIHQIKELLENQPIYLLLHSISKGNLKPMTGESVLSSGDFQQTIYSMGISLYSWVSRLQQEQLFAQPARVISFTSEGNTKPMIGYAAVSAAKATLEAINRNIALEFAPFNITANCIQAGVTDTESLKRIPMYDQLKSESLKRNPNQRLTMPEDVANAVYLLARKESQWMTGNVLKVDGGEFLQ; encoded by the coding sequence ATGGTAAGAGAATTTGAAGGGAAATATGGAATTATTTTAGGTGGTAGTAGTGGCCTAGGCTATGCCAGTGCTTTAAAACTCGCACAGCATGGTATGAACTTAATCATTTTTTATCGTGCTTCAAGAATGCAATTACCTGAAATAGAAGAACGATTCAGTAAAATTAAAGAACAAAACATTTCACTATTTACCATCAATACTGATGCTACTAGAGAAGACCGATTAGATAGTAATATCCATCAGATAAAGGAATTACTAGAAAATCAGCCCATTTATTTGTTATTACATAGTATTTCTAAAGGTAATTTAAAGCCTATGACTGGTGAGTCCGTACTAAGCTCTGGTGATTTTCAACAAACGATTTATTCTATGGGAATCAGCTTATATAGTTGGGTTTCTAGATTGCAACAAGAACAGTTATTTGCTCAACCAGCACGTGTCATTAGTTTTACAAGTGAAGGAAACACTAAACCTATGATAGGTTATGCAGCTGTAAGTGCCGCTAAAGCAACGCTTGAAGCGATAAACAGAAACATAGCGCTAGAATTTGCACCATTTAATATTACCGCTAACTGTATTCAAGCTGGTGTGACTGATACTGAAAGTTTAAAACGCATTCCTATGTATGATCAACTGAAATCAGAAAGTTTAAAACGTAATCCTAATCAAAGATTGACTATGCCTGAAGATGTTGCAAATGCTGTGTATTTATTAGCACGCAAAGAATCACAATGGATGACGGGTAATGTGTTAAAAGTAGATGGTGGTGAGTTTCTACAATAA
- a CDS encoding 3-hydroxyacyl-ACP dehydratase FabZ family protein, whose translation MLLNDFDKIVANLPYGDGFKFVDHILEMDEEHVIGVYRFRESEYFYKHHFINNSITPGVILIECMAQIGLACLGSHLMREESGNLDVVFTENHIVFNNTVKPGTVVIVSAKKEYFRFGKLKCLVQMVDENEQKIAEGWVSGMIINAQNTGNND comes from the coding sequence ATGCTATTAAATGATTTTGATAAAATAGTCGCTAACTTACCCTATGGAGATGGATTCAAATTTGTGGACCATATCCTAGAGATGGATGAAGAACATGTGATAGGTGTGTATCGCTTTCGCGAAAGCGAATACTTCTACAAACATCACTTTATCAATAATTCTATCACGCCAGGTGTCATTCTAATAGAATGCATGGCACAAATAGGACTAGCTTGTCTAGGTTCTCACTTAATGCGTGAAGAAAGCGGAAACTTAGATGTTGTTTTTACTGAAAATCATATTGTTTTTAATAATACTGTAAAACCAGGAACGGTAGTCATAGTAAGTGCTAAGAAAGAATATTTCCGTTTTGGGAAACTAAAATGTTTAGTCCAAATGGTGGATGAAAACGAGCAGAAAATTGCTGAAGGTTGGGTGAGTGGTATGATTATAAACGCTCAGAATACTGGTAACAATGATTAA